One segment of Thermococcus profundus DNA contains the following:
- a CDS encoding GumC domain-containing protein → MFDKGKSGITWDYLKERHPEILSELKTLREWDTVKSIVPESEKLDDYSLLALQALASLIREFHIERNILGERIEILNGKLEDLRTEVRESNSSLEKRIKALEDAIRDIQRKMLFVEGVSNLIPRINELEEKMEANQAELLARLEKRYAQLIEERVDEMINQRLQEFERSILGISGDLAKTLREMQEKHETLVIENYRLKKEVEPLKAALRARESEIAELRKKLARCNELNKKIDELQRRVKEYEERVGTLSPIEKELLEITGAPTPEGAIALVKRMKSEYVPRSKLTPLLAEVKRLKSRIEELEDENRSLREKNEKLGQALKMLLERGEEEGE, encoded by the coding sequence ATGTTCGACAAGGGAAAGTCAGGCATTACCTGGGACTACCTGAAGGAGAGGCATCCTGAGATCCTCTCGGAGCTGAAGACCCTTAGGGAGTGGGATACTGTAAAGTCTATAGTTCCTGAGTCCGAAAAGCTTGATGATTACTCCCTTCTTGCCCTCCAGGCTTTGGCTTCTCTCATCCGTGAGTTTCATATAGAGAGGAACATTCTGGGTGAGAGGATCGAGATCCTAAACGGGAAGCTTGAGGATCTCAGAACCGAGGTGAGAGAGAGCAACTCCTCCCTTGAAAAGCGCATAAAAGCCCTCGAAGATGCCATCAGGGACATACAGAGGAAGATGCTTTTCGTCGAGGGAGTGAGCAATCTAATTCCTCGCATCAACGAGCTTGAGGAGAAGATGGAAGCAAATCAGGCAGAGCTCCTTGCCAGGCTGGAGAAGCGCTACGCTCAGCTCATTGAGGAGAGGGTTGACGAGATGATCAACCAGCGCCTTCAGGAGTTCGAGAGATCCATTCTCGGCATCAGCGGCGACCTCGCCAAGACCCTCAGGGAGATGCAGGAGAAGCACGAAACACTTGTTATTGAAAACTACCGCCTGAAGAAGGAAGTGGAACCCCTCAAAGCCGCACTCAGGGCCCGGGAGAGCGAGATAGCTGAGCTCAGGAAGAAACTTGCCCGGTGCAACGAGCTCAACAAGAAGATAGACGAACTCCAGAGGAGGGTCAAGGAGTACGAGGAGCGGGTTGGAACGCTCTCCCCGATAGAGAAGGAGCTTCTTGAGATAACTGGTGCCCCGACTCCAGAAGGAGCCATAGCCCTCGTCAAGAGGATGAAATCGGAGTACGTCCCCAGGTCTAAGCTTACCCCCCTCCTTGCTGAGGTCAAGCGCCTTAAGTCAAGGATTGAGGAGCTGGAAGATGAGAACCGCTCCCTTAGGGAGAAGAACGAGAAGCTCGGCCAGGCCCTCAAGATGCTCCTTGAGAGGGGAGAAGAGGAGGGCGAATAG
- a CDS encoding cyclase family protein — protein MIVDLSLPLGEETEVYPGDPPISVKPWALIWRDGYYMNVLKLGEHAGTHVDAPAHFIPNGKTVDELPLERFIGRGVVIDVRGGDGEVKLDEIPDSGYYDRVVLILTGGRELSAEVALFLVAEGIKAVGTDAMSIGSDAVHTIFLSEEVPIFENLRNLEELRGKEFTFIALPLKIKGGSGSPVRAVAVL, from the coding sequence ATGATAGTGGATCTTTCCCTTCCGCTGGGGGAGGAAACCGAGGTTTATCCTGGGGATCCCCCGATCAGTGTCAAGCCCTGGGCTCTGATATGGAGGGACGGTTACTACATGAACGTCCTCAAACTGGGGGAGCACGCGGGGACTCACGTTGACGCCCCAGCGCACTTCATTCCAAACGGAAAGACCGTCGATGAACTGCCCCTGGAGCGATTCATAGGAAGGGGAGTCGTCATCGATGTCCGCGGCGGGGACGGCGAAGTAAAGCTCGATGAGATCCCAGATTCAGGCTACTACGACAGGGTAGTCCTCATTCTGACAGGCGGGAGGGAACTCTCGGCAGAGGTGGCGCTTTTCCTAGTAGCGGAGGGGATAAAGGCAGTTGGAACCGACGCAATGAGCATAGGGAGTGATGCTGTGCACACCATATTCCTGAGCGAGGAAGTGCCGATCTTCGAGAACCTGAGGAACCTCGAAGAACTGAGGGGCAAAGAGTTCACATTCATAGCGCTTCCGCTGAAAATAAAGGGCGGCTCTGGAAGTCCCGTAAGGGCGGTCGCAGTTCTTTAG
- a CDS encoding adenosylhomocysteinase, protein MNCTKNYCVKDISLAPSGERKIDWVSRFMPVLQHIRRDFEERKPFKGVRIATTLHLEMKTAFLLLTLKSAGAEVSAAASNPLSTQDDVVAALARAGVKVYAIRGEDREQYYEFMHKALDIKPNIIIDDGADMVSTVLKERQELIPDLWGASEETTTGVIRLRAMEKDGVLKFPIIAVNDSYTKYLFDNRYGTGQSTWDGIIRTTNLLVAGKNVVVVGYGWCGRGIAMRARGLGATVIVVEVDPIRALEARMDGFIVTNMMEAAKIGDIFVTSTGDINCIRREHFEVMKDGVIMANAGHFDVEISKPDLEELAVEISEPRPNITEYKMADGRRLYLLAEGRLVNLAAADGHPAEIMDMSFALQAKAAEYIMENHEKLEPRVYVLPREIDEMVARIKLASMGIKIEELTEEQKRYLESWEHGT, encoded by the coding sequence GTGAACTGCACGAAGAATTACTGCGTTAAGGACATCTCTTTAGCACCGAGCGGGGAGAGGAAGATAGACTGGGTCTCCCGCTTCATGCCCGTCCTCCAGCACATCAGGAGGGACTTCGAGGAGAGAAAGCCGTTCAAGGGAGTGAGGATAGCGACGACGCTCCACCTTGAGATGAAGACGGCTTTTCTGCTTCTGACGCTCAAATCGGCTGGGGCTGAGGTTTCTGCCGCTGCAAGCAATCCTCTGAGCACTCAGGACGATGTTGTTGCGGCTCTGGCTAGAGCAGGGGTTAAGGTCTACGCAATCAGGGGCGAGGACAGGGAGCAGTATTACGAGTTCATGCACAAGGCCCTCGACATCAAACCGAACATCATCATAGACGACGGTGCCGATATGGTAAGCACAGTCCTCAAAGAGAGACAGGAGCTCATCCCTGACCTCTGGGGTGCGAGCGAAGAGACCACAACCGGCGTCATAAGGCTCCGCGCTATGGAGAAGGACGGTGTTTTGAAGTTCCCGATTATAGCGGTCAACGATTCCTACACCAAATACCTCTTCGACAACCGCTACGGAACCGGTCAGTCAACGTGGGACGGCATAATAAGGACCACGAACCTCCTCGTCGCCGGTAAAAACGTCGTCGTTGTCGGCTACGGCTGGTGCGGCAGGGGCATAGCCATGCGCGCGAGGGGACTCGGAGCGACTGTCATAGTGGTCGAGGTCGATCCGATAAGGGCACTGGAGGCGAGGATGGACGGGTTCATAGTCACGAACATGATGGAGGCCGCTAAAATAGGAGACATTTTCGTGACCTCTACCGGCGATATCAACTGCATAAGGCGGGAGCACTTCGAGGTCATGAAGGACGGCGTCATAATGGCCAACGCCGGCCACTTTGACGTCGAGATAAGCAAGCCTGACCTTGAGGAGCTGGCGGTTGAGATAAGCGAGCCGAGGCCGAACATAACCGAGTACAAGATGGCCGACGGAAGGAGGCTCTACCTCCTTGCTGAGGGCAGGCTGGTGAATTTAGCTGCTGCAGACGGCCATCCTGCGGAGATAATGGACATGAGCTTCGCCCTCCAGGCTAAGGCCGCTGAATACATCATGGAGAATCATGAAAAGCTTGAGCCGAGGGTCTACGTCCTCCCGAGGGAGATAGACGAGATGGTGGCGAGGATAAAGCTGGCCTCGATGGGGATCAAGATTGAAGAGCTGACGGAAGAGCAGAAAAGGTACCTGGAGAGCTGGGAGCACGGGACTTGA
- the tsaA gene encoding tRNA (N6-threonylcarbamoyladenosine(37)-N6)-methyltransferase TrmO produces the protein MDFEPFKIVPVGYLRNDERLHETSIEVLPEFTEAIEGLREGDWIKLLLWFHESDGPEKRRILKVHPRGNPRNPVRGVFATRSPYRPNPVALYTVQIHRIEGNMLYIDWIDARDGTPVVDIKPFVERLDCPFDEIEERELDLDKAFWIGKLRIIPRKSEHLDELEEVSPEEYDSLIIEIGPKATTLSARELKDLINFLKEVYDNLPVEIKDRLGEPEC, from the coding sequence ATGGATTTCGAACCCTTCAAAATTGTCCCAGTGGGTTACCTGAGAAATGACGAGAGGCTTCATGAGACGTCCATTGAAGTCCTCCCTGAGTTTACCGAAGCCATAGAGGGCCTCCGCGAAGGAGACTGGATAAAGCTCCTCCTCTGGTTCCACGAGAGTGACGGACCTGAAAAAAGAAGGATCCTCAAAGTCCACCCACGGGGAAATCCCAGGAACCCTGTTAGAGGTGTCTTCGCGACGCGCTCACCGTACAGGCCGAATCCAGTAGCGCTCTACACCGTCCAGATACACCGAATAGAGGGCAATATGCTCTACATCGATTGGATAGACGCCCGCGATGGAACACCTGTCGTTGACATAAAACCCTTCGTTGAGAGGCTTGACTGCCCTTTCGACGAAATTGAGGAACGGGAACTTGATCTCGATAAGGCATTCTGGATTGGAAAGCTTAGAATAATTCCGCGGAAAAGCGAGCACCTGGATGAGCTTGAGGAGGTTTCACCCGAAGAGTACGACTCCTTAATCATTGAAATCGGCCCCAAGGCTACGACGCTGAGTGCCAGGGAGCTGAAAGACTTGATAAACTTTCTAAAGGAAGTTTATGATAACCTCCCAGTTGAGATTAAGGACAGGCTCGGTGAGCCCGAATGCTGA
- a CDS encoding HAD family hydrolase — MLRGIIFDVDETLVYYEGYDHKRWFEEWVRPELEGHGIRLDYELYSKTARLELPRTYVKKFGIDPVELWKIIDAVNNRYRKKMLAEGKIKAFPDVSALKELKKLGLKLAAVSNASLENTLLVLRAFDLRKYFDVILGKDYSNLDGVKPSPYLIEKALKELELPPDEALVVGDSSNDVLAAHGAGVKAVNVVRFGKVDGADYHVKNLWELVELVESMIR; from the coding sequence ATGCTGAGGGGAATCATCTTCGACGTTGACGAGACCCTCGTTTACTACGAGGGCTACGACCATAAGAGGTGGTTCGAGGAGTGGGTCAGGCCGGAGCTTGAGGGGCACGGGATAAGGCTTGACTACGAACTCTACTCCAAGACCGCCCGTCTGGAACTTCCAAGGACTTACGTGAAAAAGTTCGGCATAGATCCTGTGGAGCTGTGGAAGATAATAGATGCCGTAAACAACAGATACCGGAAGAAGATGCTCGCTGAAGGAAAGATAAAGGCTTTCCCCGATGTTTCGGCACTCAAAGAACTTAAAAAGCTCGGTTTAAAGCTCGCGGCAGTCAGCAACGCCTCACTCGAAAATACCCTCCTCGTGCTGAGAGCCTTCGACCTCCGGAAGTACTTCGACGTTATTCTCGGGAAGGACTACTCCAACCTCGATGGGGTGAAGCCCAGCCCGTACCTCATAGAAAAGGCACTAAAAGAACTCGAACTTCCGCCGGATGAGGCCCTCGTTGTGGGAGACAGCTCAAACGACGTCCTCGCTGCTCACGGAGCTGGGGTAAAGGCCGTAAACGTGGTCCGCTTTGGAAAGGTCGATGGGGCGGACTACCACGTAAAAAACCTATGGGAACTTGTTGAACTCGTTGAAAGCATGATCCGATGA